The following coding sequences lie in one Panicum virgatum strain AP13 chromosome 6N, P.virgatum_v5, whole genome shotgun sequence genomic window:
- the LOC120677629 gene encoding N-acetyl-D-glucosamine kinase-like isoform X1 has protein sequence MGGYENGDSPAAFAGEDGVILGVDGGTTNTVCVCLPAAMPPPESPAAVPVLARAVAGSSNRNSVGESAALETLEQVMTQALAMANTDRSAVRAVCLAVSGVNHPSDQQRMLEWIRDLFPGNAKFYVENDSVAALASGTMGKLHGCVLIAGTGSIAYGVTEDGKVARAAGAGPVLGDWGSGYGIAAQALTAVIKAYDGRGPQTSLTQDILKKLELSSPDEIIGWTYTDPSWARIAALVPVVVSSAEDGDEVANKILHDSVQELADTVIAVVRRLRLCGEDEKDKFPLVLVGGVLEGNKKWDICGEVIKCISKVFPGTNPIWPEVEPAIGAALLAWSHHRKGLKLENGS, from the exons ATGGGCGGCTACGAGAACGGCGACTCCCCGGCGGCCTTCGCGGGTGAGGACGGCGTTATCCTGGGCGTGGATGGCGGCACCACCAACACCGTCTGCGTCTGCCTGCCGGCCGCAATGCCGCCGCCGGAgtcgcccgccgccgtccccgtgctcgcccgcgccgtcgccggcagCTCCAACCGCAACTCTGTCGGAG AAAGCGCTGCATTGGAAACTCTAGAGCAGGTCATGACACAGGCTCTAGCAATGGCCAACACAGATCGTTCAGCTGTCCGTGCAGTTTGTTTAGCTGTATCTGGAGTTAACCATCCATCAGATCAGCAGAGGATGCTGGAATGGATACG GGATCTGTTCCCAGGCAATGCCAAATTTTATGTGGAAAATGATTCCGTAGCAGCTCTTGCTAGTGGTACAATGGGAAAGCTGCATGGCTGTGTGTTGATTGCGGGCACTGGAAGCATTGCTTACGGGGTCACGGAAGATGGAAAAGTGGCAAGAGCAGCTGGTGCTGGGCCTGTTTTGGGCGACTGGGGTAG TGGATATGGCATTGCTGCACAGGCCCTTACAGCAGTAATAAAAGCATATGATGGCCGTGGACCACAAACTAGTCTTACACAAGATATCCTTAAGAAGCTTGAACTTTCTTCACCAGATGAAATCATTGG GTGGACATACACAGATCCATCTTGGGCACGTATTGCAGCACTTGTACCTGTGGTGGTATCTTCTGCTGAAGATGGTGATGAAGTAGCTAACAAAATCTTGCATGATTCAGTGCAAGAGTTAGCTGATACTGTTATAGCTGTTGTTCGGCGTCTTAGATTGTGTGGTGAAG ATGAAAAGGACAAATTCCCTCTTGTTTTGGTTGGAGGGGTCCTTGAAGGAAATAAAAAGTGGGATATTTGTGGTGAGGTCATAAAGTGCATTTCCAAGGTCTTCCCAGGCACCAATCCAATTTGGCCTGAG GTTGAACCTGCAATTGGTGCCGCCTTACTAGCCTGGAGCCATCATCGCAAAGGATTGAAGCTGGAGAATGGAAGTTGA
- the LOC120677629 gene encoding N-acetyl-D-glucosamine kinase-like isoform X2 produces the protein MFSLESAALETLEQVMTQALAMANTDRSAVRAVCLAVSGVNHPSDQQRMLEWIRDLFPGNAKFYVENDSVAALASGTMGKLHGCVLIAGTGSIAYGVTEDGKVARAAGAGPVLGDWGSGYGIAAQALTAVIKAYDGRGPQTSLTQDILKKLELSSPDEIIGWTYTDPSWARIAALVPVVVSSAEDGDEVANKILHDSVQELADTVIAVVRRLRLCGEDEKDKFPLVLVGGVLEGNKKWDICGEVIKCISKVFPGTNPIWPEVEPAIGAALLAWSHHRKGLKLENGS, from the exons ATGTTTTCTTTGG AAAGCGCTGCATTGGAAACTCTAGAGCAGGTCATGACACAGGCTCTAGCAATGGCCAACACAGATCGTTCAGCTGTCCGTGCAGTTTGTTTAGCTGTATCTGGAGTTAACCATCCATCAGATCAGCAGAGGATGCTGGAATGGATACG GGATCTGTTCCCAGGCAATGCCAAATTTTATGTGGAAAATGATTCCGTAGCAGCTCTTGCTAGTGGTACAATGGGAAAGCTGCATGGCTGTGTGTTGATTGCGGGCACTGGAAGCATTGCTTACGGGGTCACGGAAGATGGAAAAGTGGCAAGAGCAGCTGGTGCTGGGCCTGTTTTGGGCGACTGGGGTAG TGGATATGGCATTGCTGCACAGGCCCTTACAGCAGTAATAAAAGCATATGATGGCCGTGGACCACAAACTAGTCTTACACAAGATATCCTTAAGAAGCTTGAACTTTCTTCACCAGATGAAATCATTGG GTGGACATACACAGATCCATCTTGGGCACGTATTGCAGCACTTGTACCTGTGGTGGTATCTTCTGCTGAAGATGGTGATGAAGTAGCTAACAAAATCTTGCATGATTCAGTGCAAGAGTTAGCTGATACTGTTATAGCTGTTGTTCGGCGTCTTAGATTGTGTGGTGAAG ATGAAAAGGACAAATTCCCTCTTGTTTTGGTTGGAGGGGTCCTTGAAGGAAATAAAAAGTGGGATATTTGTGGTGAGGTCATAAAGTGCATTTCCAAGGTCTTCCCAGGCACCAATCCAATTTGGCCTGAG GTTGAACCTGCAATTGGTGCCGCCTTACTAGCCTGGAGCCATCATCGCAAAGGATTGAAGCTGGAGAATGGAAGTTGA
- the LOC120677628 gene encoding WPP domain-associated protein-like gives MADISDVCPNDAHGSAAVHCEPSSNENVSFLDDMDSFWEDVNARFHVSRFVTDTVMKGVLTDVHEEAARQIASKDEEIASLNQKLQQVENSSLISLEGRDKRYDEFYCLREQLDTISKSLLTSEWGFLGSQLNSEGSEDASKQRSEEKSRNGVAKKICSEEEVFADPKLLKHMDNDALISYINKSMNEMKRQHDSTVHEQTEQIFKLKRELLKREGPNPWHLRNNKELDHMRKEIGEVLSKLDVLLLENKRTFVRSKADTFPGQHDKSNVVDSDVMQLQGGATNNEEHWSLPTQAPHFASLEAHHKRHIIRLESDIEDASTAATVREEVEKIVMKEFFSEMKIRLHGYEMELDMKHEVCSIIQNEAVARAMLDSLLLKCKEKKDCAEEESKQKQKIEKLKRIVDSFTKVVREKEEFVSQIGLRAMEARVGSLCHEIDLLRDKVGKQDSYISEKNREFDIIVGRLEQAQHHVQNNDATLGDLNDRFRTVSASLKELEKQNQVLHSIIEEKEKRLTSAVSKDKELKEFMESIVKSVRDFENFMMNQQTIVANKVQHNESRFRVLKEQCKCLVKEGNLLRKKALRYKEISETRGSNLQKAELEVDLLGDEVEALSDLLAKIYIALDHYSPVLQHYTGVMETLTMIKKHISMAK, from the exons ATGATGCCCATGGAAGTGCTGCAGTTCACTGTGAGCCTTCGTCTAATGAGAATGTGTCATTCCTTGATGACATGGACTCGTTCTGGGAAGATGTCAATGCCAGGTTTCATGTTTCAAGGTTTGTGACTGACACAGTCATGAAGGGGGTTTTAACTGATGTGCATGAAGAAGCAGCTCGGCAGATTGCTTCTAAGGATGAAGAGATAGCATCACTGAACCAAAAGCTTCAGCAGGTCGAAAATAGCAGCTTAATTTCACTTGAGGGCAGGGATAAAAGATATGATGAATTTTATTGTCTCCGTGAGCAACTTGATACCATTTCAAAGTCACTATTGACTTCTGAATGGGGGTTTTTGGGATCACAGCTTAACTCAGAAGGTTCAGAAGATGCTAGCAAGCAGAGGAGTGAGGAAAAATCTAGAAATGGTGTGGCAAAGAAAAtctgttctgaagaagaggttTTTGCTGATCCAAAACTGCTGAAGCACATGGACAATGATGCTTTGATATCCTATATTAATAAATCGATGAATGAGATGAAAAGGCAGCATGATTCAACTGTGCATGAGCAGACAGAGCAGATATTCAAACTAAAGCGCGAGCTCCTAAAAAGAGAAGGACCTAATCCTTGGCATTTACGGAACAACAAAGAACTTGACCACATGAGGAAGGAAATTGGGGAAGTCCTGTCGAAGTTGGATGTGCTCCTCTTGGAGAATAAAAGAACCTTTGTTCGCAGCAAGGCAGACACATTTCCTGGTCAACATGACAAGAGCAATGTAGTAGATTCCGATGTCATGCAGCTACAAGGTGGTGCAACTAATAACGAAGAACATTGGTCTCTTCCAACTCAGGCTCCGCATTTTGCATCTTTAGAGGCACATCATAAAAGGCATATTATAAGGCTCGAATCTGACATTGAAGATGCCAGTACTGCAGCCACCGTTAGAGAAGAGGTAGAAAAGATTGTCATGAAAGAGTTCTttagtgaaatgaaaataaGATTGCATGGTTATGAGATGGAGCTTGATATGAAGCACGAAGTTTGCTCAATAATTCAGAATGAGGCTGTTGCTCGAGCAATGCTTGATTCTTTGTTGTTGAAGTGCAAGGAGAAAAAAGATTGTGCTGAAGAGGAATCTAAACAGAAGCAAAAGATTGAGAAATTGAAACGAATTGTGGATTCTTTCACTAAAGTAGTGAGGGAAAAGGAAGAATTTGTGTCACAGATCGGATTGAGGGCAATGGAGGCTCGTGTGGGCTCTCTGTGCCATGAAATTGATTTGCTAAGAGACAAAGTGGGAAAGCAAGATTCCTACATATCTGAAAAGAACAGGGAGTTTGATATCATTGTGGGAAGGTTGGAGCAAGCTCAGCACCATGTTCAGAACAATGATGCCACTTTGGGTGACTTGAATGATAGATTTAGAACTGTTTCAGCCTCTCTAAAGGAGTTGGAGAAACAAAATCAAGTTCTACATAGTATcattgaagaaaaagagaagagattAACATCTGCTGTTTCCAAAGACAAGGAATTGAAAGAATTCATGGAAAGTATTGTTAAATCTGTGAGAGATTTTGAAAACTTCATGATGAATCAACAAACTATTGTTGCAAATAAAGTCCAGCACAATGAATCAAG GTTCCGTGTATTAAAAGAACAATGTAAATGCCTTGTAAAAGAAGGCAATCTTTTAAGGAAGAAGGCACTGCGATACAAAGAGATATCTGAGACAAGAGGCTCTAATCTTCAGAAAGCTGAGCTCGAG GTGGATTTACTTGGTGATGAGGTTGAGGCCTTATCAGATCTTCTTGCAAAAATCTATATCGCACTCGATCACTATTCTCCAGTCCTGCAACACTATACTGGC GTTATGGAGACCTTGACCATGATTAAGAAACATATTAGTATGGCAAAGTGA